The genomic stretch AGGTCGAACATCAAACAGTAACTTCGCAAAAATACATCTCAAACTCAAAAACATCTGATATAAATTTGCACGGTTATCGAGGAGAAAGTTTTCACATTCATAAACCACAAATTCACCCTTCCTTGTCTACGCTTATGATATAGagtaaaactaatattttaggaaTACTCTCCGTACTCTAAAACCCCTATGtccaaattttcacggtaataGGTTCAATAGTTTTTGTGTCTATGGGGacgttttaaataaaatcaaaactgCATGCTCATGAGCTACTAGCAACAACTGGACTGGTTTAATTCATTGATTCACAATGATCAAACGCAAAGGTAGTTACGCGCATTCTATATAAATTAGGAAAAACCTAAATACTTAAAAGAAGTTCATACAGATTTAAtagtaattttgattttttttggagttaaattttttttccaaaaatttatattttgtgtttctgtttctccatgatcagatAATCATTAATGTTTACTCTTTGtagtttttagaaaaaaaatggaaacgattttttttgagattatttttttaaattttcttgtaAAAAGAGAAATCGATCTAAAGATGCCATTTAAACATGAAAATGTTTACCATAACACATGTATGTAGTTTTTATAGTTGGTATACATTAAAAATTTTGGACCCGTATTTATCGTGTGTGGCCAAGGTGTGATACTTTCTGAAATAGatttataatgatttttttggattttgaatgaaattttacaCAAATTATCTAATATATTTGTTTTGAGATTTTTTGTATCTTCAATGCCACTTAAATATATCCCAACAAACTATTTAATTGGATACCGGCTCATTAAACTATAGTTAGGCCGAATTAGGCTTAATAAgctataaatcaacaaaattgtttattgGAATCAGGTGCGCCTCCATCATCGCATTGTAATGACTCTTCTGGAGACGCGTGGTGATTTCATTACAACAGCCTAACGGTACTGacacaataaaaaaacaacaaattaaCAAACAAGTATCTCCTTCGGACAAGCCGCAAGAGTTTACAAGAATAGCGAAGCATATAAGATCGCCCTCTTGTTACCCGCGATCTAACAGGAACAGTTGAATTTGCACAAGAAACCGTCAAAAAGGTGCCTGGGAGTTGCAAACCATTTTCAGTGGGCAACGACCGATAATATTTAGTTTCCCTGGTCAAAAATGTAGCTGGATACGCCCATGCAGATCAATAGATCAATAAAGGATGAGATGTCAGGAGGGTTAGTTCAATACTTGTAGCGGAAAATTCTGGTATCACTTCCTAGCGAGCAAAGTATCTATACAGAGGGCCATCACATCGTGTGATCATTGAACTTTGGAGCTTCTGTATTGGAATAGCCATACTGGGCGTAAAAACAATAGTGCGCGTACAACCTCTGTTAAATTGCGCTCTCCGAGAGTAAACTAAGGCGCTTGAATGAGTTCACTGATGTAACGAAAAAGCTGTGACACCtcttttatagaaaaactggcaaagttgcaTGCTTTTAACTCCCAAAAACCTAGAAAGTGCATATATGAATTTAATCCAATCCCGGACAAGCAGCAGGAGTTAACTTCAAAAAAGCAGAAAGCTTCGAATAGTAGGGTTTAGTgactattttatttttcatcattttctaCTTACAGAGTACACGACGACAAGGCTGTTTTATAGAAGCTTCGACGAGTAACTCGTCTCATTTTTGAGTAAATAAATAAGTCCAGTCGACTCgatttttgtgattaatccataATAACAACTCGAACGAACCACACATCCATATCCACCTTTGTTCATTGGGCTTTTTTGGGAAAGCGGCAGCCGAACTTTCGGAAAAGTGACACAACCCTTATACGTCGCAGCCGTTTACTGGGATTGCATGACAGCACACAGCACTAGCCTAGCACAACACAGGGCGGGCGGATGAAAGTTCTGCCTATGATGTTTTTTATCTTCTTTAACGCACGATGCTTTAGCGTAACGTGGATCGGCTTGTTCTGCAAATGAATacataataacaaaaaaagaacATCAGCCGCACATAAATTCACGAAGTTCATAGAGACATGATTGCCTCacagaaaaaaagataaaataccACTTGTTCTAGAGGTAAACTCACCTGTTGTTTAGGCCGCTTGTAGATCAGGCTGATTTCCTTATCTGCGGGAACAACAATTAGCGGTATGCTGGATAATTGTCGGTTTTGATAGCACAGTTACCGTATCAATATCAGTTTCATCAGATTCAGTTCTAAAGTTGACACCGATTCGAAAAATAACTTTCTATGAATTTATACGTATCATGTTAAGTACGGATCAAAAAACAGATCAAACTTTTTTCTACTATGCCGTACTTTTCGTTGATCATTTTTCTGCTGCCGCAAATAATCGGAAACATCAACAGAAACGATCActttttgataaaattgaattacTTCTACCGCATCATAATCCATGTTCGTCGATTTGCACTCGACCACCACACGTCTGCTTactagaaatatttaaaaaacgcGAAAATACTTCttacaaaataattttcaaggtGATTACAAAATGTAAACAGTCAAGTTTTATTGCATCATGCAGGCCCATGACGCTCTTATGTTTTTGCATCGGAGTTTgtaaatttggttccaattaCATATTTCgccaaacaaattttatttataaaaggAAAATTTTAAGTAACCGCGATTATCTTGTGTTGTAGGCATACGTTTACTATAAATGTTTCTCAAAAAAGACCATTTTATTAtgcaaattataataaaaacatatttcattttcattcagtAATAAAACTGTTTGCCGTCAGGAACCTCGCTCAATCGGCTTGACACACTTGACATTTCTCACCTGACGTTTAAACCTTTTCTAACCCTTAAGTCTAGACATCAACCATTTTTGCATAGACATCCACCTTTTTCGTATACGTATCGCATTCGTATGCGATACGAATGGATTCGTATGGCCTTTGTACGTAAACAAGAATGGCATTTTCGAACTCATTCGAATCCATACATTCGTACGAATGTTGGATACGAACGTAAACAAGAATGAAGGTGGTTAACTTTTCCCGATACGCACAGATAATCAATATTTTtcggaaaattgaaaaacgAATTTAGAATAAATATTGATTCTGTATACAATCATTTATTTTTGTGTTTCATAGAATCATATAAACAACTCGATTCCTTTGTACAGAGCTAGAAACTATACACGTTTAcatttcattttatatttgtTGCATCGTTGaatataatatcgttatcaatgTTCGTTTTACTAACATAATTATATTTAGGTATTACTATATCtcttacgaaaaaaaaactactaatTACATTTAAATTAGGATGTACTATATACTTCGTTGTTTACAGGCGCTTTCCGTAGTGTTCAATGTTCAGAATAGTGTTTTTCGTTACTATACATAGGTAATCAACAGAGATATAACTAAAAGAATGGAGAAGACTTCATATGCCGCGTTATCATTCGAATTgaattctctttaacattaaCTCAACCAAAAATGCATGTATTAATTGCAATTTTGGCTCTACAGAAGTTCTGGACTCAACAATATTACATGTTGAAAATCAATCTCGCTTGGAAGGGTAGAGCACTTTTGATATCATCAAGAACTTGTACAAATGTCACAATTTAATAGAATCTACCCACAAAGATCTACAATCCAGAAACCGTGAATTCAAAATACTAAAGCACGAATGATTGCAATTATTGAACTTGCATTACACTCGTCAGAACGTTGAATTGACGTAGCATTTATgtcaaatccaaaaaaaaaatcctccaaGTATTCGTTCCCTAAACAAACGGCCCCGAATAGTAGACCCTCTTTTTCCGCGGCAAAATTATAGGTTTCGAGCAAAGCCCCGAATCGTCTAGGAAGTGTTCGTAGTTCCCGTTCACCGCCTCCGTCACCGATGGTTTACTCTTCTCGATTTTAGGTGTTTCATTCAACGTCATCAGCTCCTTAAAAGATATGCTATTGTACGGGATTTTCCCATTCCGCGGGGTCATCGGGTTCTTCTGGATAATGTCCGGTGGTGGCACAATCGGGGTGATTGTTTTGTACGCCTCGTCCAGATTGTATTCCACGTTCTCCAGATCACTTCCGCTTGCTTCCGAACTGTGTCCATTGGCGGAGCGACTGTCGTTTGGCTGTTTCTCCTCCCCCTGCTCGGGAACAGTCCCGGGATCTGACTCTACGATGATGTCCGGTTGATTTGGTTTCCCATACTCAGCGTCCAAATTGTACCAATCGAATTCCGCCTGGATTGGCAACTTACTGTCTTCGGTTATGATTAAGGAGGCTTGTTTCTTCGAAGGAGAAGTTTTCGGTGAATTGTTTTTCtgtgaatttggcgagtttgGAGACTTTAAGTTTGATTGAAATGTAGCAGATTTGGTGGGACTTGTTGGAATTAAATTGCCAGATGAATTCAGGTTGGTGCATAGAGATCTAACTGACGGGCTAGATTTGAATGCCAAGGGTCTGGCAGGTCTTGGCAGTGAACCATTTAGTTTGGCGCTTATGTTGAGATTTGTTGAAGAGCCAGAGTTCATTTTGCTAAGAAAACTCAACTTATCTACTGGTTTGAGCTTTGACTGCAACGCAAGAGTTGGAATATTACTGGTACCCCGGAGTCCCACCTCTTTCACAGGAACGTGTTTCTTGGAGGCGTTCCTGATCGCCGGCGATTGCTTATTAATTTCTGCTATGATTTCTGACAATTGCTCTCGGAACTCGCCTTCCTTTTTAGCGGGTGTGCTTTGCTTGGGAGTCCCATTGTGCGATTTTGTTATGTAATTATCTTGACTGATGAACTTGGTCAACGATTCTTTTTTTGGAGGAATTATTTCCGCAACATTCGGAAGCTTCGGAACATCGGCGAAAGATTCCTCCGGATCAGTACTCTTCTTGCTTTCGGTTTCCTCTTGCTCCTCTTCAACAACCGAGTAATCGTCTTCGCAAGATTCTTTATGAATTTCGGCCACTATTTGAACACATTTTACCGAATCTTGGATTTCACTGATGGAACAGTAATCTGGCTCAGATTCGGCTATGTCGCTATTACCGGAGGAACTTTTCGCTTTGATTTGAACCATTCGTTGTTTCGATATCTGTTGCAGCTTAAGAAGGTTTGCCGGTTTGGGTGGTAGAGCGGGTGGAATTTTACGCTTTTCAGCTGCCGCGATTTCCCGCTCCCGATCTTCCGATCCAAGTTTGGACTCCATATCTACGTAATAATTCGAGTATGAATTCTGCTCTGATCCAATCGGTTCGTACTCATTACTATAGATGCTTTGTATTTCATAGGTCGGAGAAGATTTGTCATCCTTCCGATTAGTGGCTGGCGTAGGTTCTGATATAATACGTGGCACTTGAACCATACTGTTTTGGGTGGAAAAGTGTACTCTTTTCGAGCGCACTTGAGAAGGTTCCTTCGGTGGTTCCTGAGCCTTTATGTACAGCTCTTCATCGTTTGCACTGGGCGTTTCTTTGTTCTCTCCAAAGCCGTCCATCGATTGTTGAAGTAGTATCTAAAATTCGAAAAAGTCGCGTGAGCACTTTAGATGGTTATTTTCTTCAGGCAATACTTACTTGGTTAACACACTCCAAAACGGGATTAACAGCCGCATTGCTGTAGGGTTTTCCCAGCACCGAATCCGAATCCTCCATATCGCTGGCACTTGCGTACCAATCGTCACTGGTTTCGATGGTCTGCTTCATTTCCATTCCTTCCGTGTACTTTTGCTGATTGTTGGCATTCTTTGTGCTCTGTTGTTCCTCGTAAAGGATACTCTCTTCGTCAGTCTCGCGGTGAACACCCATTTTCGAAGATCGAACGTCCTCGTCGTTCCTCAAACCACATCTAATTCCATGCATTGAGTCTATCCGGTTCGAGTAGGATGGCTCTACAACGTCGTAATTATTTGCATCCTGTCCCTTGAATTCATCCTTATTTTCCTTATCGCTCTCATAATTCTCATAAATCACAATTTTAGGCACATTCTTATTTGGTTCGATGTTTTCGTAAGTTTCGTTGCCGTTCTCAACCCCGTTCAGACCGCAAACATTGCTGCTGAGTCCCGGCAGTTTGCCGCCGTTAATACTGCTGCTGGTGGTACTCTTGAAGCTGCTCTGTCTCGATGGCCGCTGGTAGCTCTGGTACGACCGCTTGCTGGTGTACTTGCGGCTCCGCCGGGCATCCTTAAACGAATTGGCACGTACGTACAGCGACGAGTCCTGCTCCTCGCTTGACGAGGCATACTCTACGCTGTTCAGCGAGAGTATCTCTGGAAGGAAAAGTGGAACGGTACAAATTAGAGCTTGACGTATCAAGTACTTTTATGCGACTGAAATTTCTCGGCAAAATAAAATAGATGAAAGGATCACTTGAAGTTGAACACGGCATTAAGTTAATTAGTTCTATAATAGCGTTGAAGAAAACTTCAAAAGTACTCATAAAAGAGATTCTTctataataatattatatttaATGCATAATATAACACACATACCCGTATTTACACTCTCCCCACCGTCATCCCTGTAGTCGCCAGTTTGTGTCCCACTGCACCGGAATTCCATCCCGTAGTAGCTGCGACGGCATTTCAGGCAATACTGCGCCACCTCGGGCAGGTCAATATCCGGCTCAGCATCTTCGCCCAGCTTTCGCTTCATGCGGTTGATCGCACAGTTCTGCCGATTGATCACGTCGTCCTTTTCATTCAGCTGCTGCCGGATAAGTTTGTGTTCACTTTGGAGCCGCGCTTCGAAATAGATCAACGCTTTCAGTAGCCTTGAAAGCTGGTCATCGCGAAACTTGCGCTCCCATTCCAACTCCTTACTGACTAGTTTCAGGTGGTGCTTAGTGCTAATAACTCCTTCCAGGGTTGAAGCAGACCGTCGCTTCTTACTTCCGCCGTTGCTCGCCGTCGGTTTGCTTCCGGAACTGGCAGGAGCCATTTGCAGTGGCGAAGTTGCTCCTGCGATAACACTCCGATCGTCACCATCGGAGCTGCCTTCCGCGTTGCGGAACTCCGTCGTCGTAGAGCAGCTATCGTCGTTCATGGTATCGTAAGTACCGTTCGTCACCTGTTGGCAAATGGAAAACAAAAGTTGATTACTTTCAAGGTGAACTACATAACAAACCAATATGGAAGATAACAGTTTGTGAACATAGCGAATACTGAAACACTCAAGTTTTATTTATCGGCACGCGATTATATCCGTCTACATGAATGATAACCAGTAAGTATATTGTAGAATATTAATTTACTAGTCACTCATAATTTTTCTGTACTTTTTAACACATTAGTACTCATATTGAGTAAACGTACAACGTTGGCAGTTACCAACTTTGATCATGGTGAGAGCTTTCGCCTAAATTTTACAAGCGAAATTATGTGTTAAAATGCAAATCGGATTGAGTACATAACTGCAAGGATGACACGTTTCATGCAAATTACGAAATTAAATATGCCCAACCACTGCTTAAATTATATTGGTGAAGTCCTTCACATTTTCCCACCTCATCCTGCAAACTAGTTCAATGTATGCATAAATGTACACTCCAAAGCCAATGGAACCAAAAAGGCATTATGTCAGAATCCTATTAACAGCTTCTCGCTGTAATGGAGTTATAATTTATACAGCATATTGTTTTGTGACTGTAATCAACCACACTTGCTCGTAGTACATATTTATTTATAGTTTCCGACTGCTTTATATACTAAATTTATTATTGAAGTGTTCAATAGAAGGACAATAAACGATCAATTAATAACAATTTTATGTACCGGCATCGTTGTTCTGGCGCTAGCCCGTACCACTTGAATTTACTTACCATTACAAAATATCGCGATTCAAACTTTGAAAGTTAAAGTCAAATCGACAACTTGAAAAGGATAAGTCACATGATGTGCACTTCCGTTTCCCTTCGGTATGAGTAAAATTGTCACCCCCAACAAACAATTCTCCAAAATGTCACAAAATAGCACAACAGTCGCATTAAACTGCGATAGAATCCGCTTGCTGTAGTGCAAAGTCTACAGTCCCTGCAACTATAAACTACAGAGGAAAGCACACACTCGATATAGACTCATCATGAACTTCAGGGCCCTACCTACAATACGCACCAGCATACGTCATTACTGTTGTCACTTTCCGCCGCCAGCCAACCACCGCCGGAGCATTGTGAGAACGAGATCAGCTTTTATCACGCGAACTGCACACGCGAATGTTGCGTTCGACTGCAAACACCGGTCGGTCGGTTGGTTAGTATGCACAATTTATAATGCCACGCTGTGAAAGCCATTTTCCTCATTTTACAGCCTTTGTGTTGTTGCGTATCGGGGTGGATGGTGTAGAGATGAGTTTTCGCGAAAGCCGCGCACAGAGTTTCGAAAAACCCACTTTACGAACGCAGTACCGCACACACATATTGGTTAGTATGATTACCACCCGCACTTGAGCAGATGGGTAAACATGTGTTACTACCCGGTCGGATGGTGAATTTCGCTTCCGGATGTGGGTGTTAATTTAAAAGGTTTCAACTGGCTTTTATGGGCTCTGTTGGATGATGTTCACTAATCTGCTTATGCTGTTGTACGCGACGGATTGTACAGTTTCGTCGAGAAAAATAGCAACTGCAGATTGCTAAAACTCCACTGTTCAGAGCACTTTTGGAATTGAATCACAATTCCAAGAATCTAACGAAGAATAGATTAGTAGTCATTTTAGGTGCAATATTTTTGGAACTTCTGACTCATCTGGGATacagaaaaaaacattattttctccaCAAATTAagattgtttgaatttttaggtGTGAGTTGGGAAAATAATGAAAGTCATACGTAGATAAGCAACTATCAATaggatttaaattttaatttggaCTTTGAAGCTCTATTTAAAACTTTTAACATCAGATTTTCTCAAGGTTAAAAAGCGACAGAGAGAAATAATCTCTTGCATTTATT from Wyeomyia smithii strain HCP4-BCI-WySm-NY-G18 chromosome 3, ASM2978416v1, whole genome shotgun sequence encodes the following:
- the LOC129730880 gene encoding uncharacterized protein LOC129730880 isoform X3 — encoded protein: MVTNGTYDTMNDDSCSTTTEFRNAEGSSDGDDRSVIAGATSPLQMAPASSGSKPTASNGGSKKRRSASTLEGVISTKHHLKLVSKELEWERKFRDDQLSRLLKALIYFEARLQSEHKLIRQQLNEKDDVINRQNCAINRMKRKLGEDAEPDIDLPEVAQYCLKCRRSYYGMEFRCSGTQTGDYRDDGGESVNTEILSLNSVEYASSSEEQDSSLYVRANSFKDARRSRKYTSKRSYQSYQRPSRQSSFKSTTSSSINGGKLPGLSSNVCGLNGVENGNETYENIEPNKNVPKIVIYENYESDKENKDEFKGQDANNYDVVEPSYSNRIDSMHGIRCGLRNDEDVRSSKMGVHRETDEESILYEEQQSTKNANNQQKYTEGMEMKQTIETSDDWYASASDMEDSDSVLGKPYSNAAVNPVLECVNQILLQQSMDGFGENKETPSANDEELYIKAQEPPKEPSQVRSKRVHFSTQNSMVQVPRIISEPTPATNRKDDKSSPTYEIQSIYSNEYEPIGSEQNSYSNYYVDMESKLGSEDREREIAAAEKRKIPPALPPKPANLLKLQQISKQRMVQIKAKSSSGNSDIAESEPDYCSISEIQDSVKCVQIVAEIHKESCEDDYSVVEEEQEETESKKSTDPEESFADVPKLPNVAEIIPPKKESLTKFISQDNYITKSHNGTPKQSTPAKKEGEFREQLSEIIAEINKQSPAIRNASKKHVPVKEVGLRGTSNIPTLALQSKLKPVDKLSFLSKMNSGSSTNLNISAKLNGSLPRPARPLAFKSSPSVRSLCTNLNSSGNLIPTSPTKSATFQSNLKSPNSPNSQKNNSPKTSPSKKQASLIITEDSKLPIQAEFDWYNLDAEYGKPNQPDIIVESDPGTVPEQGEEKQPNDSRSANGHSSEASGSDLENVEYNLDEAYKTITPIVPPPDIIQKNPMTPRNGKIPYNSISFKELMTLNETPKIEKSKPSVTEAVNGNYEHFLDDSGLCSKPIILPRKKRVYYSGPFV
- the LOC129730880 gene encoding uncharacterized protein LOC129730880 isoform X2 — translated: MSRGHCHYFLTPTVVQGETIMYPTPSTLSCPHGMWTAPYRKNTVPNFYCLSLRVTNGTYDTMNDDSCSTTTEFRNAEGSSDGDDRSVIAGATSPLQMAPASSGSKPTASNGGSKKRRSASTLEGVISTKHHLKLVSKELEWERKFRDDQLSRLLKALIYFEARLQSEHKLIRQQLNEKDDVINRQNCAINRMKRKLGEDAEPDIDLPEVAQYCLKCRRSYYGMEFRCSGTQTGDYRDDGGESVNTEILSLNSVEYASSSEEQDSSLYVRANSFKDARRSRKYTSKRSYQSYQRPSRQSSFKSTTSSSINGGKLPGLSSNVCGLNGVENGNETYENIEPNKNVPKIVIYENYESDKENKDEFKGQDANNYDVVEPSYSNRIDSMHGIRCGLRNDEDVRSSKMGVHRETDEESILYEEQQSTKNANNQQKYTEGMEMKQTIETSDDWYASASDMEDSDSVLGKPYSNAAVNPVLECVNQILLQQSMDGFGENKETPSANDEELYIKAQEPPKEPSQVRSKRVHFSTQNSMVQVPRIISEPTPATNRKDDKSSPTYEIQSIYSNEYEPIGSEQNSYSNYYVDMESKLGSEDREREIAAAEKRKIPPALPPKPANLLKLQQISKQRMVQIKAKSSSGNSDIAESEPDYCSISEIQDSVKCVQIVAEIHKESCEDDYSVVEEEQEETESKKSTDPEESFADVPKLPNVAEIIPPKKESLTKFISQDNYITKSHNGTPKQSTPAKKEGEFREQLSEIIAEINKQSPAIRNASKKHVPVKEVGLRGTSNIPTLALQSKLKPVDKLSFLSKMNSGSSTNLNISAKLNGSLPRPARPLAFKSSPSVRSLCTNLNSSGNLIPTSPTKSATFQSNLKSPNSPNSQKNNSPKTSPSKKQASLIITEDSKLPIQAEFDWYNLDAEYGKPNQPDIIVESDPGTVPEQGEEKQPNDSRSANGHSSEASGSDLENVEYNLDEAYKTITPIVPPPDIIQKNPMTPRNGKIPYNSISFKELMTLNETPKIEKSKPSVTEAVNGNYEHFLDDSGLCSKPIILPRKKRVYYSGPFV
- the LOC129730880 gene encoding uncharacterized protein LOC129730880 isoform X1; the encoded protein is MFSASSVQTVPFASYVNGSYGRSNNCISTKQDSSVAMKPTTSSGSSVPHQSPPPPANEVGSASGGGNGASMKWNSSNSSLSSASDRKSLSPADVDVKVTNGTYDTMNDDSCSTTTEFRNAEGSSDGDDRSVIAGATSPLQMAPASSGSKPTASNGGSKKRRSASTLEGVISTKHHLKLVSKELEWERKFRDDQLSRLLKALIYFEARLQSEHKLIRQQLNEKDDVINRQNCAINRMKRKLGEDAEPDIDLPEVAQYCLKCRRSYYGMEFRCSGTQTGDYRDDGGESVNTEILSLNSVEYASSSEEQDSSLYVRANSFKDARRSRKYTSKRSYQSYQRPSRQSSFKSTTSSSINGGKLPGLSSNVCGLNGVENGNETYENIEPNKNVPKIVIYENYESDKENKDEFKGQDANNYDVVEPSYSNRIDSMHGIRCGLRNDEDVRSSKMGVHRETDEESILYEEQQSTKNANNQQKYTEGMEMKQTIETSDDWYASASDMEDSDSVLGKPYSNAAVNPVLECVNQILLQQSMDGFGENKETPSANDEELYIKAQEPPKEPSQVRSKRVHFSTQNSMVQVPRIISEPTPATNRKDDKSSPTYEIQSIYSNEYEPIGSEQNSYSNYYVDMESKLGSEDREREIAAAEKRKIPPALPPKPANLLKLQQISKQRMVQIKAKSSSGNSDIAESEPDYCSISEIQDSVKCVQIVAEIHKESCEDDYSVVEEEQEETESKKSTDPEESFADVPKLPNVAEIIPPKKESLTKFISQDNYITKSHNGTPKQSTPAKKEGEFREQLSEIIAEINKQSPAIRNASKKHVPVKEVGLRGTSNIPTLALQSKLKPVDKLSFLSKMNSGSSTNLNISAKLNGSLPRPARPLAFKSSPSVRSLCTNLNSSGNLIPTSPTKSATFQSNLKSPNSPNSQKNNSPKTSPSKKQASLIITEDSKLPIQAEFDWYNLDAEYGKPNQPDIIVESDPGTVPEQGEEKQPNDSRSANGHSSEASGSDLENVEYNLDEAYKTITPIVPPPDIIQKNPMTPRNGKIPYNSISFKELMTLNETPKIEKSKPSVTEAVNGNYEHFLDDSGLCSKPIILPRKKRVYYSGPFV